The Coregonus clupeaformis isolate EN_2021a chromosome 13, ASM2061545v1, whole genome shotgun sequence genome includes a region encoding these proteins:
- the LOC121579613 gene encoding ras and Rab interactor 2-like, with product MQEDPVYDFPEPVGGEPVGERRACPQRGSLKNISVLDRLLLTHPVWLQLSINSATALHILQREPPGIFLVRKSNTSQKKVLCVRLADDSVPSFVKQFVIREGDSTFSLERAAIGFPDLFRLIAFYCVSRDVLPFPLELPEAIVKASSHKQLESISHMGVEFWSSQLNFRGPRNGPPPVEEAPLPPSPTPEDCATPQESPTLFQEFCPIQTRSPRELNCGAAGQGALCFINPLFLQSQPALHKRLQFKRSLKVRVSTENSSSLSPPVAPPPPPPLLAKKNIKSKVQQASRAVEGERGTAPVQEDSDYLHPCLVLPFLPQKTRVTPTLSPTAEEDYHVPLALLQGPAQEKGGEEVGLLLEQRYAPSLSELDSSSSLSSLEEAEESSERPPLTRGTSNPSPPCTLPPRQPVSVLRKLSAAFVSFFMPEKHVARLVEDLSRDRRTVFGVLVQDFLRQQREAIKPQCQRSGVELLQGIRLFLSQAKTFLLDCGELEPPIETMVPDDEKDLVLEKAMFRCVLKPLKGQIDRTLKTLHERDGSTQSMAESLAVARGKTPLECFGVRVGVPDAAGVEKVRQKLALMRRAYSPIDKVAVLLQVCKLIYKAMTDNSGQEFGADDFLPALSYVIVQCNMPELSVEVEYMMELLESSWLTGEGGYYLTSVYASLCLIQSQPEEMPSSGLTQEARDSLKDWSQRRSSQAQSQKNIQQQLRCVKVLFQDGESSWMKTLQWRAGVSGEALTQLCAAKFGVDNPGLYKLYWRSEGEIQALPAQGQIQDLQGQGTSGTPLIYQLANQDGLKTCKLTREEAVDLVESPGVSTR from the exons CTTCTCACACACCCCGTCTGGCTGCAGCTGTCCATTAACTCTGCCACCGCTCTGCACATCCTACAGAGGGAGCCGCCTGGA ATCTTTCTGGTGCGCAAGTCCAACACCTCGCAGAAGAAAGTGCTGTGTGTCAGGCTTGCAGACGACAGCGTTCCCTCCTTTGTCAAACAATTTGTCATCCGCGAAGGGGACTCTA CCTTCTCTTTGGAGAGAGCGGCTATCGGTTTCCCTGACCTCTTCCGGCTCATTGCCTTCTACTGTGTTAGCCG GGATGTGTTGCCCTTCCCACTGGAGCTCCCTGAGGCCATAGTCAAGGCTTCATCCCACAAACAGCTGGAGTCCATCTCACACATGGGCGTGG AGTTCTGGAGCTCCCAGCTGAACTTCAGAGGTCCACGCAATGGGCCCCCACCAGTCGAGGAGGCACCGCTGCCACCTAGCCCCACCCCTGAGGACTGTGCCACGCCACAGGAGAGCCCCACCCTGTTCCAGGAGTTCTGCCCCATCCAAACACGCAGCCCCCGGGAGCTGAACTGTGGGGCAGCAGGCCAAGGGGCTCTCTGTTTCATCAACCCACTCTTCCTGCAATCCCAGCCTGCACTGCACAAACGCCTCCAGTTCAAGCGCAGCCTCAAGGTGCGTGTCTCCACTGAGAACTCTAGCTCCTTGTCCCCACCagttgcccctccccctcccccacctctgCTGGCCAAGAAAAATATTAAAAGCAAGGTCCAGCAGGCCAGTAGAGCagtggagggtgagagagggacagCACCCGTCCAGGAGGACTCAGACTATTTGCATCCATGCTTGGTTCTTCCATTTCTTCCGCAGAAGACCAGGGTCACACCCACACTGTCTCCCACTGCAGAGGAGGACTACCATGTGCCCTTAGCTCTCCTGCAGGGACCGGCCCAGGAgaaaggaggtgaggaggtgggTCTCCTGCTGGAGCAGAGATATGCTCCCTCCCTGAGTGAGCTGGACAGCAGTAGTTCCCTCAGCAGcctggaggaggcagaggagagctCAGAGCGACCTCCCCTCACCAGGGGCACCAGTAACCCCTCACCCCCATGCACCTTGCCCCCACGCCAGCCCGTCTCAGTCCTGCGCAAGCTGAGTGCAGCCTTTGTGTCCTTCTTTATGCCAGAGAAGCACGTGGCGAGGCTGGTGGAGGACCTGTCCCGTGACAGGAGGACTGTGTTTGGTGTCCTGGTGCAGGACTTCCTCAGGCAGCAGCGAGAGGCGATCAAGCCTCAGTGCCAGAGATCTGGCGTAGAGCTACTGCAGGGCATCCGCCTCTTCCTCTCCCAGGCCAAGACCTTCCTGCTGGACTGTGGAGAACTAGAGCCCCCCATTGAGACCATGGTGCCTGATGATGAGAAAG acCTGGTGCTGGAGAAAGCCATGTTCCGCTGTGTGCTGAAACCTCTGAAGGGACAGATAGACAGGACACTGAAAACTCTGCATGAGCGAGATGGCTCCACCCAAAGCATGGCAGAGAGCCTAGCTGTGGCCAGGGGAAAGACCCCGTTGGAGTGTTTTGGAGTGCGGGTGGGAGTGCCGGATGCTGCCGGTGTGGAGAAGGTGCGGCAGAAGTTAGCTCTCATGAGGCGGGCTTACTCTCCCATTGACAAGGTTGCTGTGCTCCTGCAGGTCTGCAAGCTCATCTATAAAGCCATGACGGACAATTCAG GCCAGGAATTCGGTGCAGATGACTTCCTACCAGCCCTGTCCTATGTCATCGTACAGTGTAACATGCCAGAGCTGTCTGTGGAGGTGGAGTACATGATGGAGCTGCTGGAGTCATCATGGCTGACAGGGGAGG GTGGGTACTACCTGACCAGTGTGTATGCCAGCCTGTGCCTGATCCAGAGCCAGCCTGAAGAAATGCCCTCTAGCGGGCTGACCCAGGAGGCCAGAGACTCCCTGAAAGACTGGAGCCAGCGCCGGAGCAGCCAGGCTCAGAGCCAGAAAAACATACAACAGCAACTG AGGTGTGTCAAGGTTCTGTTTCAAGATGGAGAAAGCAGTTGGATGAAAACCCTGCAATGGAGGGCAGGAGTTAGTGGGGAGGCCCTGACCCAGCTCTGTGCTGCTAAGTTTGGTGTGGACAACCCAGGACTGTACAAGCTGTACTGGCGGAGTGAGGGGGAGATTCAAGCCCTCCCAGCCCAGGGCCAGATCCAGGACCTACAGGGCCAAGGCACCAGCGGAACACCCCTCATATACCAGCTAGCCAACCAGGATGGACTCAAGACTTGCAAACTAACAAGAGAGGAGGCTGTGGACCTTGTGGAATCACCTGGAGTATCCACACGTTAA
- the LOC121579614 gene encoding dipeptidyl peptidase 3-like → MFRCNVIQGLRIWKSYTFSAVSVVLKRKPQASRLLFTMVDSQYYLPNDIGISALDCTEAFRLLSPREQLYAHYLSRSAWYGGLAVLLQTSPESASIYVLLQRLFREQPPAQLGNVATAAGLSPEEYQAFLVYAAGLYANMGNYKSFGDTKFIPNLPKEKLKALVWQSQAFQDSPSDMEALWDSCSTLLFSLEDKQKQLGLGDKGITTYFSGNCCLEDAELAQKFLDSKNLSAYNTRLFKNKSEGKTSYEVRLASAVQKDCAVDGEGETGCGRYDFEDCVFTVSRGDYAHLMKKVSENLEKAKDHAANENQKRMLEEYSRSFTFGSVEAHKEGSRFWIKDKGPIVESYIGFIESYRDPFGSRGEFEGFVAVVNKAMSERFAKLVSSAEVLLPELPWPKDFEKDRFLLPDFTSLDVLTFAGSGIPAGINIPNYDDIRQSEGFKNVSLGNVLAVAYATQKDKLTFLDEEDKDVYIKWKGPSFEVQVGLHELLGHGSGKLFVQDEKGTFNFEIDNVRNPETGEKITTWYKGNETWDSKFSTISCSYEECRAECVGLYLCLNKHVLSIFGHEGEDAEEVVYINWLNMVRAGLLGLEFYTPESKSWRQAHMQARFVILRVLLEAGEGLVTLKESTGKDGRPDALITLDRSKIHTVGKAAIERFLCKLQVLKSTADVEGGRALYEGYSAVSDSGSHNFLCLRETVLQRKEARKMFVQANTRVKGDSVELVEYEGSAAGLIRSFTERFADDDAEEVEAHLLELNKRDAPCWF, encoded by the exons ATGTTTCGTTGTAACGTGATTCAAGGCTTGCGTATTTGGAAGAG CTACACATTCTCAGCTGTGAGCGTTGTGTTGAAAAGGAAGCCGCAAGCATCCAGACTGTTGTTCACCATGGTCGATTCTCAGTATTACCTCCCCAATGACATTGGGATCTCTGCGCTGGACTGTACAGAAGCCTTTCGCCTGCTGTCCCCTAGAGAACAGCTCTATGCGCACTATCTCTCCCGGTCTGCCTGGTACGGAGGACTGGCTGTGCTGCTGCAGACCTCGCCTGAGTCAGCTTCCATCTATGTGCTCTTACAGCGGCTGTTCCGCGAGCAGCCACCAGCACAGCTGGGGAATGTGGCCACTGCAGCTGGACTCAGTCCtgaggagtaccag GCCTTTCTTGTTTATGCTGCTGGCCTCTATGCCAACATGGGAAACTACAAGTCATTTGGAGACACCAAGTTCATTCCCAACCTCCCCAAG GAGAAGCTGAAGGCCCTTGTGTGGCAGAGCCAGGCCTTCCAGGACAGTCCCAGTGATATGGAGGCCCTGTGGGACAGCTGCTccaccctcctcttctcccttgaGGACAAACAGAAACAGCTGGGCTTGGGGGACAAG GGAATCACCACATACTTCTCAGGGAACTGTTGTTTGGAGGATGCAGAGTTGGCTCAGAAATTCTTGGATTCAAAG AACCTGAGTGCCTACAACACGCGACTGTTCAAAAATAAATCAGAAGGGAAGACCAGCTATGAGGTGCGCCTTGCGTCTGCTGTGCAGAAGG ACTGTGCAgtggatggggagggggagaccGGGTGTGGCAGATATGACTTTGAGGACTGTGTCTTCACTGTTTCGAGGGGAGACTACGCTCACCTCATGAAGAAAGTGAGTGAAAATCTGGAGAAAGCTAAG GACCATGCAGCCAATGAGAACCAGAAACGAATGCTGGAGGAATATTCACGGAGTTTCACCTTTGGGTCCGTGGAGGCGCACAAGGAAGGCTCTCGTTTCTGGATCAAAGACAAGGGACCCATTGTGGAGAG TTATATTGGCTTTATCGAGAGCTACAGGGATCCCTTTGGTTCCAGGGGAGAGTTTGAAG gcTTTGTTGCCGTGGTGAACAAGGCGATGAGTGAACGCTTTGCTAAGCTGGTGAGCTCAGCCGAGGTGCTTCTGCCAGAGCTGCCATGGCCAAAAGACTTTGAGAAGGACCGCTTCCTCCTGCCAGACTTCACCTCCCTGGACGTGCTGACGTTCGCTGGCAGTGGCATTCCAGCTGGCATTAATATTCCCAACT ATGACGATATCAGACAGTCTGAGGGCTTTAAGAACGTCTCCCTGGGTAATGTTCTGGCTGTGGCCTACGCTACCCAGAAGGACAAGCTCACATTCCTGGATGAAGAGGACAAG GATGTGTACATTAAGTGGAAGGGGCCCTCCTTCGAGGTGCAGGTTGGCCTCCATGAACTGCTGGGCCATGGCAGTGGGAAGCTCTTTGTCCAG GATGAGAAGGGAACTTTCAACTTCGAGATAGATAATGTTCGCAATCCTGAGACTGGAGAAAAG ATCACCACCTGGTACAAAGGCAACGAAACATGGGACAGCAAATTCTCCACCATTTCTTGCTCCTATGAAGAGTGCAGGGCCGAGTGTGTGGGGCTCTACCTCTGCCTCAACAAGCACGTGCTCAG TATCTTTGGCCATGAGGGCGAGGATGCAGAGGAGGTGGTGTACATCAACTGGCTCAACATGGTCCGAGCTGGCCTGCTGGGCCTGGAGTTCTACACCCCCGAGAGCAAGAGCTGGAGACAG GCCCACATGCAAGCTCGCTTTGTGATCTTGCGGGTACTCCTGGAGGCTGGCGAGGGGCTGGTGACCCTGAAGGAGAGCACAGGAAAGGATGGGCGCCCAGATGCCCTTATAACGCTGGACCGCAGCAAGATCCACACTGTGGGCAAGGCTGCCATCGAGAGGTTCCTATGcaaactacag GTCCTCAAGTCCACAGCCGATGTGGAGGGAGGCAGAGCTCTGTATGAGGGATACTCGGCCGTGTCCGACAGTGGTTCTCACAACTTCCTGTGCCTGCGGGAGACTGTTCTCCAGCGCAAAGAGGCTCGCAAGATGTTTGTTCAAGCCAACACAAGGGTCAAAG GTGACAGTGTAGAGCTGGTGGAATACGAGGGCAGTGCTGCTGGACTGATCCGCTCCTTCACAGAACGGTTTGCAGATGACGACGCCGAGGAGGTGGAGGCCCACCTGCTAGAGCTGAACAAGAGGGATGCCCCCTGCTGGTTCTGA
- the LOC121579615 gene encoding endosialin, with amino-acid sequence MMVQMGEMICALRSFALLAVLCACWPPWTLGQELQEQDSLCTADGCYAIYFQRKTFRESARFCKDKGGSLATLKSSEEAAVVHELLSSVEQRGPRVRVRLWIGLHRQPRQCSTTRQLRGFQWITGEQDTQYTNWLRADSPSTCAAPRCVVMSVNTAADTREHHDNFKWLDGSCSLAVDGLMCHYTYRGMCPSLKSEGGGPALYTTPFSLLSTILTHIPFGSVATLPCPDNEDSVGDQSVLCMLREDGSVGWSKDAPLCSEGPQDWCEEENGGCEHFCQNADTHYYCECSEGFTLTEDGLTCQPNHSCGTANCEFECEETAKGFRCKCPNGYLLAPDGHNCLDVDECLQAPCLHICVNAPGTFECRCNEGYEPDEDGECVDVDECKDSSSCEHRCENTPGSFACHCRQGYTELPDDPGLCQDIDECQTSTSCHQKCLNYMGGFECYCEAGYELQSDQYSCMAIPEGDDEYSSTATSSYQTSSWVPKFQDWVTDTTPLEWLTEQTILERLPTDLGWFTEAPQEETTTTLVPPRPSDDHNSHWDVLTRRKPAQSTVTPSPSSSSQEDDDAQSQAGDPLVVSRVRDSQRPTVQNDRGAGRVVETPDIDSDVKATTTTLRVPPPAQTTAFASGAERPESKGKRKHDKSWLLVALLVPLCVFIVVMLALGIVYCTSCAVEQNKSITDCYRWIITSKSDGKNKAKSRA; translated from the coding sequence ATGATGGTACAGATGGGGGAGATGATCTGTGCCTTGCGCTCCTTTGCGCTTTTGGCGGTGCTGTGTGCCTGCTGGCCTCCCTGGACTCTGGGACAAGAGCTGCAGGAGCAAGATTCTCTCTGTACTGCAGATGGCTGCTACGCCATCTATTTCCAACGCAAGACCTTTCGGGAATCTGCAAGGTTCTGCAAGGACAAAGGTGGTTCCCTGGCAACCCTAAAGAGTTCTGAGGAGGCGGCTGTGGTCCATGAGCTACTGTCGTCTGTGGAGCAGCGCGGCCCACGGGTCAGGGTCAGACTGTGGATTGGGCTCCATCGCCAGCCCAGGCAGTGCTCTACCACACGCCAACTCAGGGGATTCCAATGGATCACAGGTGAACAGGACACGCAGTACACCAACTGGCTGAGAGCGGACTCACCAAGTACCTGTGCCGCGCCCCGCTGTGTCGTCATGAGTGTCAACACTGCTGCTGACACCCGGGAGCACCACGACAACTTCAAGTGGCTGGATGGCTCCTGCTCTTTGGCTGTGGATGGATTAATGTGTCACTACACCTACAGGGGGATGTGCCCATCTCTGAAGAGTGAGGGAGGGGGACCTGCACTATATACCACCCCTTTCAGCCTGCTCAGCACCATCCTCACTCACATCCCCTTTGGCTCAGTGGCCACCCTTCCCTGCCCAGATAATGAGGACAGCGTAGGAGACCAGTCTGTTCTTTGCATGCTGAGGGAGGATGGGAGTGTGGGCTGGTCAAAGGATGCCCCCCTCTGCTCTGAGGGCCCCCAGGACTGGTGTGAAGAGGAAAATGGTGGCTGTGAGCATTTCTGTCAGAATGCTGACACACACTATTACTGCGAGTGCTCTGAAGGCTTCACACTGACAGAGGACGGCCTGACCTGCCAGCCGAACCATTCCTGTGGCACCGCCAACTGTGAGTTTGAGTGTGAGGAGACCGCTAAGGGATTCCGCTGCAAATGTCCAAATGGATACCTGCTGGCACCTGATGGTCACAACTGCCTGGATGTTGATGAGTGTCTCCAGGCACCCTGCCTTCATATATGTGTCAATGCTCCTGGGACATTTGAGTGCCGCTGTAATGAGGGCTATGAGCCTGATGAAGATGGCGAGTGTGTGGATGTTGATGAATGCAAAGATTCCAGTAGCTGTGAACACAGATGTGAGAACACACCTGGTTCCTTTGCCTGCCACTGCCGCCAAGGCTACACTGAGCTGCCTGATGATCCAGGCTTATGCCAGGACATAGATGAGTGCCAAACCTCCACAAGCTGCCACCAGAAGTGTCTCAACTATATGGGTGGGTTTGAGTGCTATTGTGAGGCAGGGTACGAGCTGCAGTCAGACCAGTACTCCTGTATGGCCATTCCAGAAGGTGATGATGAGTATTCATCCACAGCCACCTCATCCTACCAAACCTCCTCCTGGGTCCCCAAATTCCAAGACTGGGTTACAGACACCACACCTTTGGAGTGGCTGACAGAGCAGACAATCCTTGAGAGGCTTCCGACTGACCTGGGCTGGTTTACAGAGGCCCCACAGGAGGAGACAACCACTACACTGGTTCCTCCCAGGCCGTCGGATGACCATAACTCACACTGGGATGTCCTCACACGGAGAAAGCCCGCTCAGAGCACTGTCACACCCTCACCCAGCTCCTCCTCCCAGGAAGATGATGACGCTCAAAGCCAAGCAGGTGATCCCTTAGTGGTGTCCAGGGTTCGTGACAGCCAACGCCCAACAGTCCAGAATGACAGGGGGGCTGGGAGAGTGGTAGAAACCCCAGACATTGACTCCGATGTTAaggccaccaccaccacactcagAGTCCCACCTCCAGCCCAAACAACAGCGTTTGCCTCAGGGGCTGAGCGGCCTGAGAGTAAAGGCAAAAGGAAGCATGACAAGAGCTGGCTTCTAGTAGCACTCCTGGTGCCCCTGTGTGTTTTCATTGTGGTGATGCTGGCTCTGGGTATTGTGTACTGCACTAGCTGTGCTGTAGAACAAAACAAGAGCATCACTGACTGTTACCGCTGGATCATCACCTCCAAGTCAGATGGAAAAAACAAGGCGAAATCTCGTGCTTGA